aatttgaaggaaatatatgaccaccaaaaaactgtgattctcctaaaagctcgatatgattggatgcacctgagattgcaagattttaaaactgttagtgaataTAACTCTGTgtacttttcaaaatcagctctcaattaaagctgtgtggagaaaaaaaatcacagaagaagacatgttaaagaaaacttttactacgtttcatgcctcgaatgtgctcctACAACACCAATATCGAgagcgtagatttacaaaatattctgaattaatCTCATGTCTTCTTAttgctgaacaaaataatgagcttttgatgagaaatcaccagtaTCGTCTAACTAgatctgaaccattccctgaagtgaatgcaatatggtcccaaactcgtggacgtgGATGAAGATGTGGTCGTGGTCatggaagaaatccccgataccatggttattataataataattcttcaaattctcagaaaatgaaagcctcattgcaccaccagaagtggaacaatattgaggcaaaacaagaaaatgggaagtgtttacaagataaacctcctaagaaccatgataataattgttatagatgtggtatgaagagGCATTAATTGCGTACTTatcgtacgcccaaacatttggtcaatCTTTaacaagcatcaataaaagcaaaaggaaaaaagatagagatgaattttaccgatggtgatggattggacctaatCTACTAtaacattgatttctttggaggtcccaatgaaaaagcaaaccatttaataaatgatgagaagaTTAACATTGAttaatgttactttatatatcaaataatatattattatgtcttatatttacatctaattttcttttgttatttatattgtgctttttttttagttatatctgaaatccatgtgttatttggtctcaagatgaatgaggatgatgtatgtcttgCAGACTGTGCAACCATGCACACAATTCTTcgaaataaaagatatttcctcgaattgacattaataaaagctaatgtaagtaccatatctggtattacaaacttagttgaaggctctggaagagcaaacataacacTACCAAATGGAattagattccatataaatgacgctttatattctagcaaatccagaagaaatttgcttaattttaaagatatccaCAGAAAtagatatcatattgaaactatgaatgaatataatgtagaatatctttacattacttccattatatctggccagaagcttataatggaaaaactcccgACTTTCTCCtttgggttgtatcatacaactataaagcctattgaatcatatgttgttttgaaccagaagttcaacaacccaaaagtttttgtcctttgaCATGCCAAGCTAGGTCACctagggtcttcaatgatgtgtcgaataatcgaacactcacatgggcatccactaaagaagcAAAAGATTCTTTCGCCTAATGAATACTCATGTACTGCCtactcacaaggtaaattgatagtcaaaccatcttttactaaagtcatatctaaATCACcagtctttttagaaagaatacatggggacatatgttGGCCTATACATCCACCATATGGACtattccgttattttatgattttaataaatgtttctACTAGGTgatcacatgtttgtctcctttttACACGTAAcgttgcctttgctagacttcttgcacaaataatcaaattacaaacacaatttccagattatccaattaagacaatacgtcttgataatgctagcgaatttacttctcaaacattcattgactattacatgtcagtagggataaatattggGCATCCTGTtactcatactcatacccaaaatggtttagcagaatccttaatcaaacgtctccaattaatagtTTGACCATtattaatgaaaaccaaattacctactatTGCTTGGGGACATGCTCTTATGCATGTTGCAGCTTTAGtccgtattcgacctacaacttgCCATGAATACcccccttcacaacttgtgcttggaaaataaccaaatatctttcacttacgaatctttggttgtgtagtatatgtaccaattacATCTACACAACGCAttaaaatgggtccccaacgaagacttgggatttatgtaggttttgattccccatctatcataagatatcttgaacctttgacagacGATGTTTTTATAGCCCGctttgcggattgtcattttaatgagagtgttttcctgTTATTCGGGAGAGAAAAATCGATTCTTGAAGAACGAcaagaaattagttggaagacatctactatgtcccatcttgatcctcgtacaagTTAGTGTGAACTAAAAGTTCAAAGAatcattcattttcaaaatctttcaaatcaattaccagatgcattcattgatacaaagaaagtgacaaagtcacatatcacgactgcaaatactccagcacggattgatgtccctataggacagttaacaaatgaatctaagatacgcctgaagcgtTGTAGACTTGTTGGCTCAAATGATGTAACTCCCCGGAAGAGAAGAACCCAAGAAGAACTTGACACTTtagaagagaccatcaaaacgacttatcaatttaaaattgataaatctatagccccagAAGaagcacaaataatgcagaaagccctTGAAGagacacatattgaacaagaagcccctaaagaggcacatattgaatgagaagcccttgaagaggcacaggtacctgaaaattgtgagatcttagtaagttatgtacacacggGAGAAAAAGGGGATCAAAGTAATactgttattaacaatattttcgttttccaagtggcctccgatatcataagaaatgatgaagattcCTAATCACGAAATGTGaaagaatgtcgacatagaaatgattcgccaaaatggaaagaaactaGACAAgcagagttaaactcattaacaaaacgataagtttttggacctgtagtccaaacacctaaaAATGTAAAGCTTgctgggtacaaatgggtatttgtacgaaaacgcaatgagaataatgagatcataagatataaagcgcgattagtagcacaaggtttctcgtagagacctggtattgactacaaGGAAACATACTCTTCCTTCATAGACAtaatcacatttcgtttcttaattagtttgacaGTCTCAGAATAACTAGAtctgcgtctcatggatgttatcacaacatatttataaggatccatggataatgatatatacatgaaaatccttgaAAGATTTAAATTGTCTGAAGCAAatagtacaaagcctcgtagcatgtactcaatcaagttacaacgatccttgtatgaattaaagcaatctggacgcatgtggtacaatcgtaTTCTCGAAtatttgctaaaagaagggtatgtgaataaccttatatgcccatgcatcttcattaagaaattagaaaccggatttgcaattattgcagtgcatgttgatgacttaaatcttgttggaactcttaaagagctcacaagaacaacaaattacttgaaaaaggaatttgagatgaaagatcttgaaaaaaacaaaattgtgtcTTGCCCTATAGattgagcattttccaaatggagttttaatacatcaatcaacatacattaagaaagttttgaagcgtttttatatggataaagtgcatcatttaagttctccaatggttgtccgatcacttgatgtgaaaaatgaccaATTTCATCCTTgcgaaaaaaatgaagaattgctTGGTCCTGAAGTAGCATATCTTAGTGTTATCGGTGCACTTATATATCTTGTCAATTGTACACGTCTAGACATTActtttttgtcaatttattagcaagatatagttccgctccaactagaagacattggaatggtatcaaacatatatttcgTTATCTTCACGGAACTACTAATATGGGTCTATTTTATCGAAAGGAATCAAAACAACAATTACTTGGAAATACATATGCaagatatctttcagatccacataaaggtaggtcacaaataGGGTATGtatttaattgcaatggtactacTATTTTATGGAGATCTGTTAAACAAATAATggtggccacatcatcaaatcattcagaaatactaGTAATTCATGAaacaagtcgtgaatgtatatggttaagatctatgatccaacatattcggTAATCATGTgaactctcctctatcaaaggtgacccgacaatattatttgaagataatgctgcatgcattgcacaaataacatggggctatattaaaggagatggaactaaacacatttcaccaaaaaaaatttatacacatgaactccaaaagagtggtgaaattgatatgtaacaaatacgctcaagtgataatctagcaaatttattcacaaaatcattgccaaaCTCAACATTTAAGAAGTTAATACATAGGATTGGAATGCATCAACTCAAGGATATTGgcatgagggggagtatgcttgtaaaagggtgttagtgtattgtactattttttcctttgtccaggttttgtcctactgAGTTTTACtgacaaggtttttaacgaggcagtcCTAACATACCAAGAAcaacttaaagaattataagaatattgtactttttttctttagctAGGTTTTTTCCATATGGTTTTTTACtaacaaggttttaatgagacatattcttttaatatggtggtcatCCAAGGAGGAGTGTTGTAAATAAAgtggtgaatgaccacattgaataaaatattaatggttatttatgaactccatttactcatctttaagatgagtaatgagAGTTCATATGGTGAAGCCTAGTAAAGGCTTCTTACACCCCATGTGAGAAGCATCCAGAGAAAAAGAAGCTTTcactcttcctctcattctctctcttattctctctttctttcattctctcaacacttctcttctttgatttctttctcccctttatatatattattaaagtaatatatagtcatctctacttttattttacTCACATTTATTCTCGTTTTACAACAGATTCCACATTCTTAACTCATTtgttgtaataaatattttataattgccTTATGTATTTACAATACACTACATATGGATGTTTTatcaacaaatttattatttaaaattaataaaagtaaatataagttaaaatcAACGatgataaatattagttaaaatcaataagagtaaatttattgatttaaaataaattttaagccaactttaccaaacaaccttaacacttaaataaaaaataagtactaaattttaagttaacaacttaagaacaatttaacttaaaatcaacttaacttattaaattataagtATTAAGTTTCACCAAACACTCACTTAATGTGTTAGATCATTaacaagtttagtaatttttaagaataacttGGAACTCAAATAGTGGTcgaattaattcaaaaaaattatgaacaaatatatatatatataaacaaataaattccaaattatgcaagacttaatgtgttggattcattaataagtgcacttattttttaaaataatttttaaaaataatttaaaactcaaataatgaaaaattgttCCTCGatgactttattattattattattattattattattattattattattattattatattttatacattttctcCTTAAAGAAATAAGCTTCAAACCATGTGaaactttgtattgaatttattaatgagtttaataatttttaaaaataattcgaaattcaaaaaattgattaagttaattacaaattaaatcaaagtattaCAAAATACTTTGTCTCCATAATTGAATACTAAATTTGTGAATGTAATGAAAAATAtgacttatttatatattaaaaaagttaagttttattttttaaaatttattttaaataaaatatcattgacaattattattatttatttttaactaaaaaatcaGTTATGCTCTTACAAAGATATTAATATCCATGTTAttataacatatattaaaataatttttttaataaaaaattataatttatgattttattataatgctactatttatattttactaaaaataatttatttttaaaatttatttgtaatcacaaaactattttcatttttaataagacttgaattaaatttaattaatattacatAAATTGAATTACAATGttttcacaaaattaaaatagaaaaattatttttaaaaacaacttattcaaataagtgttttttttaagtattttaaaaataacttaccaaatacccttatttttataaaatattaaaaaaatattctttaaattaaaaaccaatTCTAAAAATAAGTATAGGACAAACATGACCAAACCAACCATTAAATTTTCATCAAGACAAACTTAGACTTACTAAAACTTGAGGAAAAACACAATTATCACACCTAGATGATTtgatataaacaaatatatcttataattaattaacatgaaataaacatatttttatcttttccaaAGAACAATGCTACAATATCAATTCAATATCTGTTGAACTTGTAATCTTGATCGTTAAAAGTATACAATGAATCTAGGGAATTGGATAGAGATACAAATATATAAGATTAGGACACAAAAAATGAGACTACATCCAAATAACTAGTAAATagattcaaaatataaaagaatagaAGAGGTATAATAGGAATGAAACATAAGTTGGCTCTAAGATCGAATTGTACACACGattgtttcaatttttcatttctaaCCGATACAACGAGACCTTTTCTAAAGGGTTAATAAAGGGtcattgaaaacccaattttggaaattaatcgtttattttttttttccctcattttgataaaaatactcTTATTgttttgttgtaaaaataataatttcttttaaaatatattataaatatttaaaatagttaaagacatttatattaaaaatggttACTCTTCGTATAAAAACACAAAGGTCACAAGAATTATTTATCCATTTTAActgattaattattttctaaattctcACATATAAGAGAGGGGTAGCATTTGGAACATCGCCGGCTTCCATGCCGAGCTGTCGATGTCCAATCTTCACATGCGCTCTCTTTCAAGGCTAGCATTTGATACGCTCTTACACTTCAAACCAAACTCCATTCACCATATCAAACAGCTTCACGCCCACTTGATCACGAATGCTCTCAGTTCACCCTCTCTTCTCGCCAAACTCATCCACCATTACTGCGCTTTCTCATCTCCGCACTGCGCATACACATTCTTCATACACTTGCGCTCTCCAAACCTCTTTCTCTTCAATACTTTGATCAAATGCCTCCCACCCAGGAGCTCTATTCTCGTTTTTGCCGACTGGGTCTCTCGGGAAGCCTTGGTTTTCGATGATTTCACCTACATTTTCGCTCTTGGAGCTTGCGCTCGGTCACCGTCTTTGTGGGAAGGGAGGCAGATACATGCCCGGATACTGAAACAAGGTGTTTGGTCCAATGTTTTGGTGCAAACTACGGCCATACATTTCTATGCAAACAATAACGATGTGGCTTTGGCAAGGCTTGTTTTCGATGAAATGCGTAAGAGAAGTAGTGTTACATGGAATGCGATGATAACAGGATACTGCTCCCAAAGAGGAAAAGTTGTATGCTATGCACGCGATGCGTTGGTGCTGTTTCGGGCCATGTTGGTCGATGCTTGTGGCGTAAAACCGACGGATACTACTATGGTTTGTGTTCTCTCCGCGGCTTCTCAATTGGGTGTGCTTGAAACCGGTGTTGGTGTGCATGGTTATATAGAGAAGACGGTGTTGGCTCCTGCGAACGATGTTTTTGTTGGTACTGGGCTTGTTGAAATGTACTCCAAATGCGGGTGTTTGGGCAGTGCTCTGTGCATTTTTGGGGGAATGAAGGAAAGGAATGTCTTGACTTGGACGGCGATGATAACTGGGCTAGCCAGACATGGGAGAGGGAAAGAAGCATTAGAACTTTTGGACGAGATGGTGGCCTATGGTGTGAAGCCTAATGCAGTGACTTTCACTAGCTTGTTTTCTGCTTGTTGCCATGCTGGGCTTGTGGAGGAAGGCCTTCAGTTGTTCCACAGCATGCGGAGTAAGTTCGGAGTGACGCCTGGAATTCAACATTACGGCTGCATAGTTGACCTTCTTGGCCGCGCTGGGCATCTGAAGGAAGCCTACGATTTTGTAAGGGGAATGTCAGTGGAACCCGACGCCATCTTGTGGAGGAGTTTGCTAAGTGCATGCAAAGTTCATAGGGATGTTGTGATGGGTGAGGAGGTTGGGAAGCTGCTTCTGCAGCTCCAGCCACAGCAAAGTTTTGCTGATTTGGTAGCTGCTAGTGAAGACTTTATAGCATTGTCGAATGTTTATGCTTCTGCAGAAAGGTGGGAGGATGTGGAGACGGTGAGAGAGGCAATGAAGGTTAAGGGGATAGAAACTAAACCTGGCTGCAGTTCAGTTCAAACCAGTGGCTAAAGCTTCTCCTTGCTGGGCTTGTAGCTACTAGGTATGGAACTCATCATACACATTGGAAGTCCAAGGGAACTGCCTTACAAAACTATCACATGCTCAAAGGTGAGAAAATTGTAGCATAATTCACAATATATTTAAACACAAAGAATAGGAGTTGTTTCATACATCATGCAATGACAATATACTTTGCAAGAAATATTGCAACACAATCAATTGTTCATGACATCTTCAACAAAAAGCTTCATCCTTGGGATGCTCTGCTTGTTATTGCTGGTTTCCACTGCCCTGAGGCCCATTGACAGCCCCACGGATCCGCTTTTGCAGATGCTCCAAGCTAGCCACTCGCTGCAATGATGCAGTTCGGCCCATCTTGTTCCCTGCTGCTCCTGCAGCATCAGGATTCTGCAGCACACTTTCAACTGAAGAAACGTCTGCCAAACCGTTATTGATTCTTGGGTCATGGGTGGATATAAGGTTATTAGAAGGAGATGGATAAAAGTGCTGCTTTGGTTCATCTTGCACAGGAACAGCAGCATCTGCTGATGTGTCAGATGGGCTTCCGTCAAATGAATGCATGCCCGCCATAGATATCTCAGACATGGTTTGGAACAATGGGTTCAATCCAGTAACTCTTTTAACCGTCTCTTCAGCCATCTTCACCTGGCAATATAACCATACCACAGTATGATGTCAGTTTGCTACATTTTGTTCACACccgaaaaagaaaacaacaggatcattaatttttatgttcagCTTCCAAGTTGCAATAAAATCTGAGGATAGTACTTGGCTTGGGCTAAGGCAAATACTGCAAGTTTTAAAGAGTGCCTGGTTGTAAGCTCACAAAAATTTTGATGAATGCCCTACCTTTGCTCTCAATGTTTCCACATCAGCTTTTAAAACCCTATTGTCAACAGCTGCTTCATTGTACTTTTGGCTTATATCAGTAAGACGCTTCAACAAAGAAGAATTTTCAAGTCTTAATTGGGCAACCTACAAAAAAACCATGAAGAAATACTTAACAGAATTcatgaagggaaaaagaaatgCAGGGATGAAAAAGTACGAGGAAAAACAATACAAGGGACACAACCTGTGTCTCGAGCTCAGTCAAATGAGcctgttttcttcttcttgagcGTCTAGCTGATTCTCTATTTGAGAGCATTCTGAGAAACACCAAATGAATCAATGGAAGCAAATTGAATTTGGCAACTGAAGTATCCCAAGCATGAAAATGGCCCATAAGTGGGTATGTTATGGGTTGATGCATCTGATATGTTAAGATAATTCttctaagaaaatatatttgaaaaataaaccaTTCTGGAGCAATTGAGCTGAGTTCATGTCCATGAACATGGTCTTTTATGCacttttatgattatttaagggggcatttttcttttaaaaaaacattttcaccAACAAATTATTTGTAACCTTTTGATCCAGCAATCTTGCAGTTTATAGTGCAGGAAAATGTTTCAATAGTGACAAATGGAAGTCAAAACAAAATTACTTCCTACAGTTAAGTGATATACAATGAAGATCTGGAACATGTCAAACTTGCTACCCCAACTTCTGTACATAAAACTACAGCATACACCAATGCCTCTAAGCTAAGTAAAATTTTCAGCATGTTAAACAACAGAGACCATTGTTACCTCCTGACACGTTTTGCATTGGCAGGGTCCATATTCTCAATTGTTTCTGTTTCTCCTTCAACTTCATCTTCATCTGAATGTTCTCTAGATGATTCACTTGTTGTAGGCCTCAACTGAGCCCCAGCTTTCTTTTGCATGGCAGGTAAAGAAGGAATTCCAAGTGGTCCACCAGCCTCCTTATCTGGTGCTCTGGATAAATCATATCCAGATCCTGTGCAGataataatgattaatataATACTTCTGATGATAACTTTATCCCTTCAAGctacattaaaaataaacctGTTCCATGGAAAAACTGTTACAGAGAAAAACCCAATTCATGCATGAACCGTTAAGGTGAAAAACCCAATACTTGCATGAAAATAGTCATGAGGGGCCATTAAAAGAGCAAAAATATCTGCATTCAGAACTGATAAG
Above is a genomic segment from Vitis riparia cultivar Riparia Gloire de Montpellier isolate 1030 chromosome 14, EGFV_Vit.rip_1.0, whole genome shotgun sequence containing:
- the LOC117930324 gene encoding pentatricopeptide repeat-containing protein At3g18970, which produces MSNLHMRSLSRLAFDTLLHFKPNSIHHIKQLHAHLITNALSSPSLLAKLIHHYCAFSSPHCAYTFFIHLRSPNLFLFNTLIKCLPPRSSILVFADWVSREALVFDDFTYIFALGACARSPSLWEGRQIHARILKQGVWSNVLVQTTAIHFYANNNDVALARLVFDEMRKRSSVTWNAMITGYCSQRGKVVCYARDALVLFRAMLVDACGVKPTDTTMVCVLSAASQLGVLETGVGVHGYIEKTVLAPANDVFVGTGLVEMYSKCGCLGSALCIFGGMKERNVLTWTAMITGLARHGRGKEALELLDEMVAYGVKPNAVTFTSLFSACCHAGLVEEGLQLFHSMRSKFGVTPGIQHYGCIVDLLGRAGHLKEAYDFVRGMSVEPDAILWRSLLSACKVHRDVVMGEEVGKLLLQLQPQQSFADLVAASEDFIALSNVYASAERWEDVETVREAMKVKGIETKPGCSSVQTSG
- the LOC117930325 gene encoding light-inducible protein CPRF2, translated to MDRVFSVDEIPEQFWASPPSSSKEPSQMNRSASEWAFQRFLQESSSPPSSSSVSASGPSAENDVVELKVPIDDPKPTPAPPAPPAPATSLDPPPNVPIDSEEYQAFLKSRLNLACAAVALSRASFVKPQDSAALADTGSQASKTSQLRSQAPCKGSGYDLSRAPDKEAGGPLGIPSLPAMQKKAGAQLRPTTSESSREHSDEDEVEGETETIENMDPANAKRVRRMLSNRESARRSRRRKQAHLTELETQVAQLRLENSSLLKRLTDISQKYNEAAVDNRVLKADVETLRAKVKMAEETVKRVTGLNPLFQTMSEISMAGMHSFDGSPSDTSADAAVPVQDEPKQHFYPSPSNNLISTHDPRINNGLADVSSVESVLQNPDAAGAAGNKMGRTASLQRVASLEHLQKRIRGAVNGPQGSGNQQ